Proteins encoded by one window of Maniola hyperantus chromosome 10, iAphHyp1.2, whole genome shotgun sequence:
- the LOC117985712 gene encoding tektin-2-like translates to MQSVVTFEKPLPHLSLPDWDARLYGLQVTADTRRADAFDLRHSAHQLRNETRIKTEWDSYHNNNRLRARVYEIEQWKSTLQDLLNRIDREMSALKEEKASTERELEQLNMPLLVCSECLTNRDGRRSTELTYDLADTELKKELCVTESNKKMLIDRCQSAWEKINKLEVVKFKLQLDLNDKNESLQIDKDMLNLDKDCANITYKTDSLKTPNRMITYEQWLDKCEATKRMAINELQDTLRLRESLFVARGRARNALRAQTDVTNYMMRRRIYDTQRARNELQWQKMKMEENMDKLATELKTIGEQFADKVNALKVAETRLETRGYRPGIELASDEADIGLKEEVRNLRETIRQLQDKQDCAKATYNALEAASIKIAIDLNDKEQSLDTDTQALEMRAALEPKRPTGTDKNLVLASMMDEVPKIEA, encoded by the exons ATGCAGTCAGTAGTAACGTTCGAGAAACCATTACCACATTTAAGTCTGCCGGATTGGGATGCTCGGCTGTACGGGCTGCAG GTGACTGCGGACACTAGAAGGGCTGATGCCTTCGATCTTCGTCACAGCGCCCATCAGCTCCGCAATGAAACTAGGATCAAGACTGAGTGGGATAGCTATCACAACAATAATCGGCTTAGAGCAAG GGTATACGAAATAGAACAATGGAAGTCAACCCTCCAAGACCTATTGAATCGTATAGACAGAGAGATGAGTGCCCTGAAAGAAGAAAAGGCGTCAACTGAAAGAGAACTTGAACAGCTCAACATGCCACTACTTGTATGTTCGGAGTGTTTGACAAATAGAGATGGGAGAAGGAGTACTGAGCTGACTTATGATTTAGCTGATACTGAGTTGAAAAAA GAACTTTGCGTTACTGAGAGCAACAAGAAAATGCTCATAGACCGATGTCAGTCTGCTTGGGAGAAGATCAATAAACTGGAAGTGGTAAAATTCAAACTTCAACTAGACCTCAACGATAAGAACGAGTCGCTGCAAATTGATAAGGACATGCTTAACTTGGACAAAGATTGTGCTAACATTACGTACAAAACTGATTCCCTGAAGACTCCAAATAG AATGATCACATACGAACAATGGTTGGACAAATGTGAAGCGACGAAAAGAATGGCGATAAACGAGCTTCAGGATACCCTTCGTCTTCGCGAATCTTTGTTCGTAGCTCGAGGCCGCGCCAGAAATGCCTTGCGCGCGCAGACTGATGTGACGAACTATATGATGAGACGGCGCATCTATGATACACAGAGGGCGAGGAATGAGCTGCAATGGCAGAAGATGAAG ATGGAAGAAAACATGGACAAACTGGCAACAGAACTGAAAACGATCGGGGAACAATTCGCAGACAAAGTAAATGCTCTAAAAGTGGCTGAAACTCGCTTGGAGACGCGCGGTTACCGCCCGGGCATAGAACTCGCATCCGACGAAGCTGATATAGGACTAAAGGAAGAAGTTCGCAACTTGAGGGAAACCATCCGTCAGTTGCAAGACAAACAAGACTGTGCCAA GGCGACCTACAACGCGCTGGAAGCTGCATCAATCAAGATCGCTATAGACCTCAATGATAAGGAGCAATCTCTTGACACGGACACTCAAGCGCTCGAAATGCGTGCGGCACTGGAGCCCAAGCGCCCTACAGGGACCGATAAGAACCTGGTCCTGGCCAGTATGATGGATGAAGTACCGAAAATCGAAGCTTGA
- the LOC117985713 gene encoding chromobox protein homolog 1-like isoform X2, whose amino-acid sequence MEPVQPILMETDKLGVGPTSGRHEEFSVEKILDRRIKEGRVEYLLKWKGYSDEDNTWEPEDNLDCPELISAYEEARLKREREAAPPVEEEGLSTRKRAKRGEKKKKVEEIEKPRGLARGLQPEKILAGQLFHGTLYFLVKWHGCTEVDVVLGHELGQAYPDFVISYYEQCAPFSVRYQAGRVPRMAPELPPLETTEEPSATAMDTSMPEFSTESPNELTASIAPSIAEPVETSLEVPVN is encoded by the exons ATGGAACCTGTACAACCTATACTTATGGAGACTGATAAACTTGGTGTAGGGCCGACGAGTGGTAGACACGAAGAATTCTCGGTGGAGAAGATTCTTGATCGAAGAATTAAGGAAGGAAGAGTGGAATATTTGCTTAAGTGGAAGGGTTATTCCGA TGAGGATAACACATGGGAGCCAGAAGACAACTTGGACTGTCCGGAGCTCATATCAGCGTACGAGGAAGCGCGGCTGAAGAGAGAGCGGGAAGCAGCGCCACCGGTGGAGGAGGAGGGACTGTCTACTCGCAAGAGGGCTAAACGAGgggaaaagaaaaagaaagtcgAG GAGATAGAGAAACCTCGAGGTTTGGCTAGAGGTCTTCAGCCTGAGAAAATCCTGGCCGGTCAACTGTTCCACGGCACACTTTACTTTTTGGTCAAATG GCATGGCTGTACTGAAGTGGATGTGGTTCTGGGCCACGAGCTGGGGCAGGCTTACCCGGACTTTGTGATAAGCTATTACGAGCAATGCGCGCCTTTTAGCGTCCGATATCAAGCGGGGAGGGTACCCCGGATGGCGCCTGAG ttGCCCCCATTAGAAACGACAGAAGAGCCAAGTGCAACTGCCATGGACACGTCCATGCCAGAATTTTCCACCGAATCACCAAATG AATTAACGGCATCAATAGCGCCATCTATCGCGGAGCCAGTGGAGACGTCGCTAGAGGTGCCGGTCAACTGA
- the LOC117985713 gene encoding chromobox protein homolog 1-like isoform X1, with translation MEPVQPILMETDKLGVGPTSGRHEEFSVEKILDRRIKEGRVEYLLKWKGYSDEDNTWEPEDNLDCPELISAYEEARLKREREAAPPVEEEGLSTRKRAKRGEKKKKVEEIEKPRGLARGLQPEKILAGQLFHGTLYFLVKWHGCTEVDVVLGHELGQAYPDFVISYYEQCAPFSVRYQAGRVPRMAPELPPLETTEEPSATAMDTSMPEFSTESPNVELTASIAPSIAEPVETSLEVPVN, from the exons ATGGAACCTGTACAACCTATACTTATGGAGACTGATAAACTTGGTGTAGGGCCGACGAGTGGTAGACACGAAGAATTCTCGGTGGAGAAGATTCTTGATCGAAGAATTAAGGAAGGAAGAGTGGAATATTTGCTTAAGTGGAAGGGTTATTCCGA TGAGGATAACACATGGGAGCCAGAAGACAACTTGGACTGTCCGGAGCTCATATCAGCGTACGAGGAAGCGCGGCTGAAGAGAGAGCGGGAAGCAGCGCCACCGGTGGAGGAGGAGGGACTGTCTACTCGCAAGAGGGCTAAACGAGgggaaaagaaaaagaaagtcgAG GAGATAGAGAAACCTCGAGGTTTGGCTAGAGGTCTTCAGCCTGAGAAAATCCTGGCCGGTCAACTGTTCCACGGCACACTTTACTTTTTGGTCAAATG GCATGGCTGTACTGAAGTGGATGTGGTTCTGGGCCACGAGCTGGGGCAGGCTTACCCGGACTTTGTGATAAGCTATTACGAGCAATGCGCGCCTTTTAGCGTCCGATATCAAGCGGGGAGGGTACCCCGGATGGCGCCTGAG ttGCCCCCATTAGAAACGACAGAAGAGCCAAGTGCAACTGCCATGGACACGTCCATGCCAGAATTTTCCACCGAATCACCAAATG TAGAATTAACGGCATCAATAGCGCCATCTATCGCGGAGCCAGTGGAGACGTCGCTAGAGGTGCCGGTCAACTGA
- the Polr1H gene encoding DNA-directed RNA polymerase I subunit RPA12 — MTETTPFNTSTAFCAKCGSILPLLQEFGSVQCYACKAIYDPNSFANIKFNYTIHFNTVSAINTDNILNMDNPEGPVVERKCPKCGNDRMSYATLQLRSADEGQTVFYTCVSCKFKETENS, encoded by the exons ATGACGGAAACAACCCCCTTTAACACTAGCACAGCATTTTGTGCTAAATGTGGCTCCATACTTCCTCTGTTGCAAGAATTTGGTTCGGTCCAATGTTATGCATGCAAAGCTATTTATGACCCTAATA GCTTCGCCAACATAAAGTTCAACTACACAATACACTTCAACACAGTATCAGCTATCAACACAGATAACATACTTAACATGGACAATCCTGAAGGGCCAGTGGTGGAGAGGAAATGCCCAAAGTGTGGCAACGATAGAATGTCCTACGCAACATTACAGTTGAGGTCGGCTGATGAAGGACAAACTGTGTTCTATACTTGTGTTTCTTGCAA